Proteins encoded in a region of the Nostoc sp. UHCC 0926 genome:
- a CDS encoding TauD/TfdA family dioxygenase produces the protein MKDSEFQKPSLNKLRSFKRQIISVSQEELIRTEYLQPENQFPLVVKPNIDEMNLACWAQNNKQFIEAQLLKHGGILFRNFNLKGLIEFEEFIRAVSGELMAYSYRSTPRTPVRGKIYTSTEYTATRSIPLHNEMSYSDNWPLKIFFYCLQPAEKGGETPLANSQKVFEQITPKIRNHFQQKKVMYVRNYGDELDISWQNVFQTTNKSEVENYCRGANIEVEWKDKDRLRTYQICQSIATHPTTRQLLWFNQAHLFHISSLEPDVREILLTRFKEKDLPRNAYYGDGSPIENSVLEEIRNVYQQEAVMFTWKEGDILLLDNMLIAHGRMPFSGTRKVFVGMTEPFSSEGV, from the coding sequence ATGAAAGATTCAGAATTCCAAAAACCCAGTCTAAACAAGTTAAGGTCTTTCAAACGGCAAATCATCAGTGTATCTCAAGAAGAATTGATTAGAACAGAATATCTTCAGCCTGAAAACCAATTTCCTCTAGTTGTGAAGCCTAATATAGACGAGATGAATTTGGCATGCTGGGCTCAAAATAATAAGCAGTTCATAGAAGCACAATTACTAAAGCATGGAGGTATCCTTTTTAGAAACTTTAATTTGAAAGGATTAATTGAGTTTGAAGAATTTATTAGGGCTGTTTCCGGAGAGTTAATGGCATATTCGTATCGTTCGACACCAAGAACTCCTGTAAGAGGCAAAATATACACTTCGACAGAATATACTGCTACTCGATCTATTCCTTTACATAACGAGATGTCATACTCCGACAACTGGCCCTTGAAGATATTTTTTTATTGTCTTCAACCTGCTGAGAAAGGAGGAGAAACACCGTTAGCCAACAGTCAAAAAGTTTTTGAGCAGATTACTCCAAAAATTAGAAATCATTTCCAGCAGAAAAAGGTTATGTACGTGCGAAACTATGGTGATGAATTAGATATATCCTGGCAAAATGTTTTTCAAACTACAAATAAATCAGAGGTAGAAAACTACTGCCGTGGTGCCAATATTGAAGTTGAATGGAAGGATAAAGATCGTTTAAGAACTTACCAAATTTGCCAGAGTATTGCAACGCATCCAACTACAAGACAGCTACTATGGTTTAATCAGGCCCACTTGTTCCATATTTCAAGCCTAGAACCCGACGTCCGTGAAATTCTTTTAACTAGGTTCAAAGAAAAGGACTTACCTCGAAATGCATACTACGGGGATGGCTCTCCAATTGAAAACTCTGTGTTAGAAGAAATCCGTAATGTCTATCAACAGGAAGCAGTTATGTTTACATGGAAAGAAGGGGATATACTGTTACTAGACAATATGTTGATCGCACATGGACGTATGCCGTTTTCGGGAACACGAAAAGTTTTTGTAGGAATGACTGAGCCATTTAGTTCTGAAGGAGTTTAG